One Candidatus Limnocylindrales bacterium genomic window carries:
- a CDS encoding alkaline phosphatase family protein, whose amino-acid sequence MAARKRVLVIGLDGAPFPLLEQWARAGHMPTIARLLSQGTGGVMASTMPPTSGPAWCTFATGKNPGKTGIYDFLYRRPGGYVFPPVNATMRSGRSLWRLLSDAGLRVGVINVPISYPVEPVNGTFISGWMTPYFATDYTYPRELGAEIQAKVGDYRIYPSETFSERGREAFFRASDELLELLTRTTLHLMDRDDWDFFMTVYFDTDRILHQLWHYLDPQHPWRPSGDTRDLSAPVLRYFQRLDADIARVIEKAGKDVTVLLMSDHGMGRASRFIVLNNLLLELGFLRLAGDLPTRLKHFALRRGLSLRNVHRLADRLGVAKHAEYKNVYSFDSVLKRFFLSFLNVDWPRSRAYSYGRHYGSVFLNVQGREPQGCVERGADYDRTREEIARAVLEYRDPELGRPLVSRVLRREEVYHGARIDEAPDLILLPHDDADIFYGLSDFGSSRIWDATYRYSGMHRDNGTFIAAGGAIAAGSPPPRASIQDLAPTILHLLGQPVPDDMDGRVLEEVLSAQFRADNPVRHSQAAGEGDGGGAARDYDAAEEAEVMQRLRDLGYLN is encoded by the coding sequence ATGGCTGCTCGCAAGCGTGTCCTGGTCATCGGCCTCGATGGGGCGCCCTTTCCGCTGCTCGAGCAGTGGGCGCGTGCCGGCCACATGCCGACGATCGCCCGGCTGCTATCGCAGGGCACGGGCGGCGTGATGGCCTCGACGATGCCGCCGACGTCGGGCCCGGCCTGGTGCACCTTCGCCACCGGCAAGAATCCCGGCAAGACCGGCATCTACGACTTCCTGTACAGGCGGCCCGGCGGCTACGTGTTTCCGCCCGTCAACGCGACGATGCGAAGCGGCCGCAGCCTGTGGCGGCTGCTGAGCGATGCCGGCCTTCGCGTGGGCGTCATCAACGTGCCGATCTCGTATCCGGTCGAGCCGGTCAACGGCACCTTCATCAGCGGCTGGATGACGCCGTACTTCGCCACCGACTACACGTATCCGCGCGAGCTCGGCGCCGAGATCCAGGCCAAGGTCGGCGACTACCGCATCTATCCGTCCGAGACGTTCTCCGAGCGCGGCAGGGAGGCGTTCTTCCGCGCCAGCGACGAGCTGCTCGAGCTGCTCACGCGCACCACGCTGCATCTGATGGATCGCGACGACTGGGACTTCTTCATGACGGTGTACTTCGACACCGACCGCATCCTCCATCAGCTCTGGCACTACCTGGACCCGCAGCACCCGTGGCGGCCCAGCGGCGACACGCGAGACCTCTCGGCCCCCGTCCTTCGCTACTTCCAGCGCCTGGATGCCGACATCGCGCGCGTCATCGAGAAGGCCGGCAAGGACGTCACCGTGCTGCTGATGTCCGATCACGGCATGGGACGCGCCTCGCGCTTCATCGTGCTCAACAACCTGCTGCTCGAGCTCGGCTTCCTGCGCCTGGCCGGCGACCTGCCGACGCGCCTGAAGCACTTCGCGCTGCGGCGCGGGCTGAGCCTGCGCAACGTCCATCGGCTGGCCGACCGGCTCGGCGTGGCCAAGCATGCCGAGTACAAGAACGTCTACTCCTTCGACAGCGTGCTCAAGCGTTTCTTCCTGTCGTTCCTGAACGTGGACTGGCCGCGCTCGCGCGCGTACTCCTACGGCCGCCACTACGGGTCGGTCTTCCTCAACGTGCAGGGCCGCGAGCCACAGGGCTGCGTCGAGCGCGGCGCCGACTACGATCGCACGCGCGAGGAGATCGCGCGCGCCGTCCTCGAATACCGCGATCCCGAGCTCGGCCGTCCGCTGGTGTCGCGCGTGCTCCGTCGCGAGGAGGTCTACCACGGCGCGCGCATCGACGAGGCGCCCGATCTGATCCTGCTGCCGCACGACGACGCCGACATCTTCTACGGCCTGTCCGATTTCGGCTCGAGCCGCATCTGGGACGCCACCTACCGCTACTCGGGCATGCATCGCGACAACGGCACCTTCATCGCTGCCGGCGGCGCCATCGCCGCCGGCAGTCCGCCGCCGCGCGCGAGCATCCAGGACCTGGCGCCGACGATCCTTCATCTGCTCGGACAGCCCGTGCCCGACGACATGGACGGGCGAGTTCTGGAGGAAGTCCTGTCGGCGCAGTTTCGCGCCGACAATCCCGTGCGCCACAGCCAGGCCGCGGGCGAGGGCGACGGCGGCGGTGCCGCGCGCGACTACGATGCCGCCGAAGAGGCCGAGGTCATGCAGCGGCTGCGGGATCTGGGATATTTGAACTGA
- a CDS encoding sulfatase-like hydrolase/transferase, giving the protein MLLACVCRDGEEPGAAPSAPEGIEVFFTDEKRLAGQAVRHRMEAFAPEAMVGVTVYASALARRLRLGVPMWADVFGDLLSEAQAKAARSGGDWSLVHFWSLLAPVLETADRFSAVSHAHSHALIGQLGLAGRLSAATAGENLVEVIPCAAEAPAATREDRDRLRRATRRELGIPENAFVALCSGGFNTWCDVDTLGRATADALARDSRMHVVVTGGAIPGHDEHSYGRFLELAGSCDRVHLLGWVDSPRLPAIYACADVGLNIELPLYERRFGAENRVVEWLAHGLPCLTTALSEAGAVLVEQGLAVGCARQDPESLAQALLELAAEPSALHRIGDRGRRHAAVHASFTATAAPLLQWAEAPAFAGDHEKDRLLRLGLLTHPQGSTEMLEAYVRELSTLELMRRGLRWTLRRAFGMLGSLAAAAVLMTQGGCNGAPQGRPHAPEEPPNILFLSIDTLRADHMGMYGYDNPTTPWMDDLAARGTVVEHAIASAPETAPAVATLLTGVYQDRHAVAFNRANLPDKATTIAEILAGRGYSTAAFIANRIVDDAHGFGQGFERFEVAAIEPPATVSTDDRVVALALGHLRTAARDRPWFLWVHLLDPHGPYNSAQAWWSKDFQYPARLFGEDPELEFSDSNFGLGVIPRYQVLEGQRRLSYYVRRYDGDIRFTDHQVGALLGGIERSGHRDTLVVLTADHGESLTEHQELLQHGWFLYDSTVRVPLVFTWPGQIPAGARIRTQACTVDIVPTLLDLIGVDPQPHDFDGTSLAGELRGGDAPAGSLTRDCFAIGPRPNHPFALRSGGLKMIVTPAGAPSDPRRAKERIDSGRPPTEDTPERRELYDLAADPGETRNIVDQRRDDAADLAQRIAAMRARFRSRGWRW; this is encoded by the coding sequence GTGCTCCTGGCCTGCGTATGCCGCGACGGCGAAGAGCCGGGCGCCGCGCCGTCTGCGCCCGAAGGCATCGAGGTGTTCTTCACCGACGAGAAGCGGCTTGCCGGTCAGGCGGTGCGACATCGCATGGAAGCGTTCGCGCCCGAGGCGATGGTCGGTGTCACCGTGTATGCGTCGGCGCTGGCGCGCCGACTTCGCCTGGGCGTTCCGATGTGGGCCGACGTCTTCGGCGACCTGCTCAGCGAGGCGCAGGCCAAGGCCGCACGCAGCGGCGGCGACTGGAGCCTCGTCCACTTCTGGAGCCTGCTCGCGCCGGTGCTCGAAACCGCCGACCGCTTCTCGGCGGTGTCGCACGCGCACTCGCACGCGCTCATCGGCCAGCTCGGCCTTGCCGGGCGCCTCTCCGCCGCCACCGCCGGCGAGAATCTCGTCGAAGTGATCCCATGCGCCGCGGAGGCGCCTGCAGCCACGCGCGAGGATCGCGACCGCCTTCGAAGGGCGACGCGGCGAGAGCTCGGCATCCCCGAGAATGCGTTCGTTGCGCTGTGCTCGGGCGGCTTCAACACCTGGTGCGACGTCGACACTCTCGGCCGTGCGACCGCAGACGCGCTCGCGCGCGATTCGCGCATGCATGTCGTGGTCACGGGCGGCGCCATTCCCGGTCACGACGAGCACAGCTATGGGCGCTTCCTGGAGCTGGCCGGCTCGTGCGATCGCGTGCATCTGCTGGGCTGGGTGGATTCGCCGCGGCTGCCGGCGATCTACGCCTGCGCCGACGTCGGCCTCAACATCGAGCTGCCGCTGTACGAACGCCGCTTCGGCGCCGAGAACCGTGTCGTCGAATGGCTCGCGCACGGACTGCCTTGTCTGACCACGGCGCTGAGCGAAGCCGGCGCGGTGCTGGTGGAGCAGGGGCTGGCGGTGGGATGCGCGCGCCAGGATCCGGAGTCGCTCGCGCAAGCGCTTCTCGAGCTGGCCGCCGAGCCGTCGGCTCTGCACCGCATCGGCGATCGAGGCCGCCGGCACGCCGCCGTGCACGCCAGCTTTACCGCCACCGCAGCGCCGCTGCTGCAGTGGGCGGAGGCGCCGGCGTTCGCCGGCGATCACGAAAAGGACCGGCTGCTGCGACTCGGCCTGCTCACGCATCCGCAGGGAAGCACCGAGATGCTCGAGGCCTACGTGCGCGAACTGTCGACGCTCGAGCTGATGCGCCGCGGGCTGCGCTGGACGCTTCGGCGGGCCTTCGGGATGCTGGGCAGCCTGGCTGCGGCGGCCGTATTGATGACCCAGGGGGGCTGCAACGGTGCGCCGCAGGGGCGGCCGCACGCGCCGGAGGAGCCGCCCAACATCCTGTTCCTCTCCATCGACACGTTGCGTGCCGATCACATGGGGATGTACGGCTACGACAATCCCACCACTCCGTGGATGGATGATCTGGCGGCACGCGGCACGGTCGTCGAGCACGCCATCGCGAGCGCGCCGGAGACGGCGCCCGCGGTGGCCACGCTGCTCACGGGCGTCTATCAGGACCGCCATGCCGTGGCGTTCAACCGCGCCAATCTGCCCGACAAGGCAACGACGATCGCCGAGATCCTGGCCGGGCGCGGATACTCGACCGCTGCGTTCATCGCCAACCGCATCGTCGATGATGCGCACGGGTTCGGGCAGGGCTTCGAGCGTTTCGAGGTTGCCGCCATCGAGCCGCCCGCAACGGTCAGCACGGACGATCGCGTGGTGGCGCTCGCGCTCGGGCACCTGCGCACCGCCGCGCGCGACAGACCCTGGTTCCTATGGGTGCATCTGCTCGACCCGCACGGCCCCTACAACTCGGCGCAGGCGTGGTGGAGCAAGGATTTCCAGTACCCGGCGCGCCTGTTCGGCGAGGATCCGGAGCTCGAGTTCTCGGACAGCAACTTCGGCCTCGGCGTCATTCCGAGATACCAGGTGCTGGAGGGGCAGCGGCGACTGTCCTACTACGTGCGGCGCTACGACGGCGACATCCGCTTCACCGATCACCAGGTGGGCGCGCTTCTCGGCGGCATCGAGCGCTCCGGCCATCGCGACACGCTCGTCGTCCTGACCGCCGACCACGGCGAAAGCCTGACCGAGCATCAGGAGCTGCTGCAGCATGGCTGGTTCCTCTACGACAGCACCGTACGCGTGCCGCTGGTTTTCACCTGGCCCGGCCAGATCCCGGCCGGCGCGCGCATTCGCACGCAGGCCTGCACGGTCGACATCGTGCCGACGCTGCTGGATCTGATCGGCGTCGACCCGCAGCCGCACGACTTCGACGGCACCTCGCTGGCAGGCGAGCTGCGCGGAGGCGACGCACCGGCGGGATCGCTGACGCGCGACTGCTTCGCGATCGGCCCGCGCCCCAATCATCCGTTCGCGTTGCGCTCGGGCGGCCTGAAGATGATCGTCACGCCAGCCGGCGCGCCTTCCGATCCGCGCAGGGCCAAGGAGAGGATCGACAGCGGGCGGCCGCCAACCGAGGACACGCCCGAGCGTCGCGAGCTCTACGATCTGGCCGCCGATCCGGGCGAGACGCGCAACATCGTCGACCAGCGCCGCGACGACGCCGCCGATCTGGCGCAACGCATCGCTGCGATGCGCGCTCGGTTTCGCAGCCGCGGTTGGCGCTGGTAA
- a CDS encoding ATP-binding cassette domain-containing protein: MHARSLTVRLRREHHRVRSLRELFVRTVQRRPPSVEWFDALRDVSLHVARGGVTAVVGPNGAGKTTLLRALAGIVPASAGSVAVRGRLAPLIELGAGFDPELTGRENVFLFGVLLGRRLSELRRDYDSIVEMSGLADAMDVAVKSYSSGMTARLGFAVATAGEPDVLLVDEVLSVGDADFRSRCDDRIASLRSRGTAIVLVTHDMALVERVADDVLRLEAGRMVESAAAVAAAARIPRVDAPASDAAVAGLPPEAAPVAQRTDAAALARAHRAHPRIA; this comes from the coding sequence GTGCATGCCCGCTCCCTTACCGTGCGGCTGCGCCGTGAACATCACCGCGTGCGCTCGCTGCGCGAGCTGTTCGTTCGCACGGTGCAGCGGCGCCCGCCGTCGGTGGAATGGTTCGATGCTCTCCGCGACGTTTCGCTGCATGTTGCGCGCGGAGGGGTGACCGCGGTGGTGGGGCCGAACGGCGCGGGCAAGACCACGCTGCTGCGCGCGCTCGCCGGCATCGTTCCGGCCAGTGCCGGCAGCGTCGCCGTGCGCGGCCGCCTCGCGCCACTGATCGAGCTCGGTGCCGGCTTCGACCCCGAGCTGACCGGCCGCGAGAACGTCTTCCTGTTCGGCGTCCTGCTCGGCCGCCGTCTGAGCGAGCTGCGCCGCGACTACGATTCCATCGTCGAGATGAGCGGCCTGGCCGATGCGATGGACGTGGCAGTCAAGAGCTATTCCTCGGGCATGACGGCCCGTCTCGGTTTCGCTGTGGCCACGGCGGGCGAGCCCGACGTGCTTCTGGTCGACGAGGTGCTGTCGGTGGGCGACGCCGACTTCCGCTCGCGCTGCGACGACCGCATCGCCAGCCTGCGCTCGCGCGGAACCGCGATCGTTCTGGTCACGCACGACATGGCGCTGGTCGAGCGCGTCGCCGATGACGTCCTTCGCCTGGAGGCGGGACGGATGGTGGAGAGTGCCGCGGCCGTCGCCGCGGCCGCACGGATTCCGCGAGTGGATGCACCGGCCAGCGACGCTGCGGTCGCTGGACTGCCGCCCGAGGCCGCGCCCGTAGCACAGCGGACGGATGCTGCGGCTCTCGCACGCGCGCATCGTGCGCATCCGAGGATTGCCTGA
- a CDS encoding ABC transporter permease, producing the protein MVRPQQVITPLRIARPRYGAGWDCLRVLVSRSLAVRYRRSVLGFAWSLLQPLMAMAVLSIVFARVFPQIERYPVYVIVGVFAWGFFSLTVMQAMDSLHAAAPILRKVSAPPMLFPLAVVLANLVHLALSLGLLVGLSMAAGLLAPAAAVTAIPSLVPLVLLATSAALLLSAANVFFHDVRYFVEGALLIGFYATPVVYPASVIPPQWHAFLILNPMHWAIEPLRQSLWAGTGPDATTLLAATTLAAAAALAAAIVFERLSRRFHLYL; encoded by the coding sequence GTGGTCAGACCGCAGCAAGTGATCACGCCTCTGCGCATCGCGCGCCCGCGTTACGGCGCCGGCTGGGACTGTCTGCGCGTGCTGGTGTCGCGCTCGCTGGCCGTGCGCTATCGCCGCTCGGTGCTCGGCTTTGCCTGGAGCCTTCTGCAGCCGCTGATGGCGATGGCGGTCTTGAGCATCGTCTTCGCGCGCGTGTTCCCGCAGATCGAGCGCTATCCGGTCTACGTCATCGTCGGCGTGTTCGCGTGGGGCTTCTTCTCGCTGACGGTCATGCAGGCGATGGACAGCCTGCACGCCGCCGCGCCGATCCTGCGCAAGGTGAGCGCGCCGCCGATGCTGTTCCCGCTGGCCGTGGTCCTGGCCAACCTCGTGCACCTGGCGCTCTCGCTCGGTCTGCTCGTCGGCCTGAGCATGGCGGCCGGACTGCTGGCGCCGGCCGCGGCCGTGACCGCCATTCCGTCGCTGGTGCCGCTGGTTCTGCTGGCGACGTCGGCGGCGCTGCTGCTGTCGGCGGCCAACGTCTTCTTCCACGACGTGCGCTATTTCGTCGAAGGCGCGCTGCTGATCGGTTTCTACGCCACGCCCGTCGTCTACCCTGCCTCGGTCATCCCGCCGCAGTGGCATGCGTTCCTCATCCTCAATCCCATGCACTGGGCCATCGAGCCGCTTCGCCAGTCGCTGTGGGCGGGGACCGGGCCGGACGCGACGACGCTGCTGGCGGCCACGACGCTGGCCGCTGCTGCAGCGCTGGCGGCGGCGATCGTGTTCGAGCGGCTGTCGCGCAGGTTCCACCTCTATCTATGA